Proteins from one Listeria weihenstephanensis genomic window:
- a CDS encoding SMI1/KNR4 family protein yields the protein MTEIMDKVLNELKSKYKPDTPIELNVVDGVPCNAICEYKSASTRDDLQLLEHYLGRTIPNDYKMFLNSYNGASILATYEDGMVIKSEGLEIFDVENAIDNSKNLDLESNYIAVGIFLDDYWVVSDLDKNCICICEYGEMTELNIRFEQFVDKFMKTSRHAFWQD from the coding sequence GTGACAGAGATAATGGATAAGGTACTCAACGAGCTAAAAAGTAAGTACAAGCCAGATACTCCTATTGAGTTGAATGTAGTAGATGGAGTACCATGTAATGCGATTTGTGAGTATAAATCAGCATCTACACGGGATGATTTACAGTTATTAGAACATTATTTAGGTCGGACAATACCAAATGATTATAAAATGTTCTTGAACTCATATAATGGAGCTAGCATCTTAGCCACTTATGAAGATGGAATGGTCATAAAATCAGAAGGTCTTGAAATATTTGATGTGGAAAATGCCATTGATAACTCAAAAAATCTAGATTTAGAATCCAACTATATCGCCGTAGGAATATTTTTAGATGACTATTGGGTAGTTTCAGATTTGGATAAGAATTGTATCTGTATCTGTGAGTACGGGGAAATGACAGAGTTGAATATCAGATTCGAGCAGTTTGTTGATAAATTCATGAAGACTAGTAGGCATGCATTTTGGCAAGATTAA
- a CDS encoding VanZ family protein, with product MIVIKSEILLVIAPLIYIPFLIHWIKQKTPIEKIVFKSFMFIYIIGVISFTLFPIDLATGDRDAIFSDLSWFNLIPFGTISEIYSYREYDTAASVFQVVANIIMFVPLGCLYPLCSKYQVSWKRMLITAFICTLSIELAQLVQNLLYQTVPHRIDVDDLILNTTGAMIGFGLFMICRPVFKKLNVYEF from the coding sequence TTGATAGTCATAAAATCAGAAATACTACTTGTTATTGCACCCCTTATTTACATTCCTTTCTTAATTCATTGGATAAAGCAAAAGACACCAATTGAAAAAATAGTATTCAAAAGTTTTATGTTTATATATATCATTGGTGTGATCTCATTTACATTGTTTCCGATTGATCTTGCAACAGGTGATAGAGACGCTATCTTTAGTGATTTAAGTTGGTTCAATTTAATTCCATTTGGAACAATAAGCGAGATTTATTCATACAGAGAATATGACACAGCCGCATCTGTATTTCAAGTAGTGGCTAATATTATTATGTTTGTACCTCTGGGGTGTTTGTATCCGCTGTGTTCCAAATATCAAGTAAGTTGGAAAAGAATGTTGATCACGGCATTTATATGTACGCTGTCTATTGAATTAGCACAATTAGTTCAAAACCTTCTATACCAGACTGTCCCGCATAGGATTGATGTGGATGATTTGATTTTGAATACAACAGGAGCGATGATAGGATTTGGTCTATTTATGATCTGTCGCCCAGTGTTTAAAAAGCTGAATGTATATGAGTTTTAA
- a CDS encoding helix-turn-helix domain-containing protein, whose product MLENNSGSKWEIGETLKAIRLSSGMKQTEVYSNVMSRAHLQRIEKNVQTPTYPLLLNVIQKFSMDVDEFEYIRNDYSRSETQTLFHKFRSIKTTLNTDAMRNLIQEVDDYLLKNKSAFIQNLHYILNGYLILQETSNIDMARKYFDPVWENIQKKETWYYNDIILMSNIFYMFEDESLQFILDELYKYFELYAGFADIDRISRITKFNYCTLLRLQNRYFETESILNELLASAKNAREGTLILDIKFALNQIYWLKGFKDESDLEVAGIISSMEFIGDLKVSEDMKKDWEQFKVNQSISLH is encoded by the coding sequence ATGCTAGAAAACAACTCTGGTAGCAAATGGGAAATTGGTGAAACACTAAAGGCTATTCGGCTAAGTTCTGGGATGAAACAAACCGAGGTTTATAGCAATGTCATGTCTAGAGCTCATTTACAACGAATTGAAAAAAATGTTCAAACTCCTACATATCCTTTACTTCTCAATGTGATACAAAAATTTTCTATGGATGTAGATGAATTTGAATATATTCGTAATGATTATTCACGCTCAGAGACACAGACACTCTTTCATAAATTCAGAAGCATCAAAACAACTTTAAATACTGATGCTATGAGAAACCTTATTCAAGAGGTCGATGACTATCTACTCAAAAATAAAAGCGCTTTTATACAAAATCTACACTATATTTTGAATGGATACTTAATACTTCAAGAAACAAGCAATATCGATATGGCGAGAAAATACTTTGATCCAGTCTGGGAAAACATACAAAAAAAAGAAACATGGTATTACAATGATATTATACTTATGTCGAATATCTTTTATATGTTTGAAGACGAATCGCTTCAATTTATTCTAGATGAGTTATACAAATATTTCGAACTATATGCTGGATTCGCGGATATTGATAGGATTAGTAGAATAACAAAATTTAATTATTGTACGCTTCTACGATTGCAAAATAGATACTTTGAAACCGAGAGCATACTCAATGAGCTTTTAGCATCTGCCAAAAATGCAAGAGAAGGTACCCTGATATTAGATATTAAGTTTGCCCTAAATCAAATTTATTGGTTAAAAGGTTTCAAAGATGAAAGCGATCTTGAGGTTGCAGGTATCATTTCTTCTATGGAATTCATTGGTGATTTGAAAGTCTCAGAGGATATGAAAAAAGATTGGGAACAATTCAAAGTGAATCAATCTATTTCACTTCACTGA